ttttttttaaagaaaacatttatcagttttgtttccttaaatatttttggtggtattttaaagaaaacactttggtaattttttttcccttttaaatatttctgaccatttttaaagaaaacatgccctgcAAACTCGCTGTCAGCtctctaaaataataaaagtaattttattatatctgtaaaataaatgaatctcACTTGTTTTCCAGCACGATCTCCGGCAGCCAAACCATGCTGGTCGGCAGACGAAGAGCCTCGATGCCGTCAAACTCTGACACGTTCCACGACAGTCGGTAGTCATACCACgtctataaacacacacacacacacacacacacgttaaatTTGGGGGTAAAAGATGCCTTTCATGTAAAGTGAGAGTGTAACATTTACTTACGTGATCTATCCACACGTTCGTCAGCAGAGTCTCGTCGACTTCTTTCTACAAAACAACAGATTACGCAGATTACAAAGGACGATtgttaaaaccattttaatgaTTAAATGATGATTGTCTGTTGATTTAACAGACACTGAGCTGCACTGGTAACCTGGATTACTTGTTAAAATCTGAATTTCAGCACGCTATGATTAatgaaccctttaaaatctgtacgaattggcttaatttctttttaaaaaatgtgaatgaaaggagaaattacccaaaaactagcgagaaatttgtaaaatgagCTGGAaatcaatgggaaaaaaaagaaagttaaaaaaataacgaagaaattacctgaaaaaagtgaaaaatattaatatttattattatattaatattatgaaaatggtaaatattataattttgtcgcatgacttgggatgagaatgtgttgctgT
This sequence is a window from Plectropomus leopardus isolate mb unplaced genomic scaffold, YSFRI_Pleo_2.0 unplaced_scaffold20969, whole genome shotgun sequence. Protein-coding genes within it:
- the LOC121965634 gene encoding acetylcholine receptor subunit delta-like, with product CWGRNEEERLINYLIKERGYNKELRPVERQQDAVDVYLALTLSNLISLKEVDETLLTNVWIDHTWYDYRLSWNVSEFDGIEALRLPTSMVWLPEIVLEN